In Azospirillaceae bacterium, a genomic segment contains:
- the rpsG gene encoding 30S ribosomal protein S7, translated as MSRRRRAEKREVLPDAKYGDTVLTKFMNCLMYDGKKSVAEQIVYGALERIEGKVKADPIQLFHDALNNVRPYLEVRSRRVGGATYQVPVEVRTDRAQALAIRWLITAARGRSENTMTERLSGELLDAANQRGVAVKKREDTHRMAEANKAFSHYRW; from the coding sequence ATGTCCCGTCGTCGTCGCGCCGAGAAGCGTGAAGTCCTGCCGGATGCCAAGTACGGCGATACCGTGCTGACGAAGTTTATGAACTGCCTGATGTATGACGGGAAGAAGTCCGTCGCTGAGCAGATCGTGTACGGCGCTCTGGAGCGTATCGAGGGCAAGGTGAAGGCTGATCCCATTCAGCTGTTCCACGATGCCCTGAACAACGTCCGCCCCTACCTGGAAGTGCGTTCCCGCCGCGTCGGCGGTGCGACCTACCAGGTGCCGGTGGAAGTGCGTACCGATCGCGCCCAGGCCCTGGCCATCCGTTGGCTGATCACCGCCGCCCGCGGCCGTTCCGAGAACACCATGACGGAGCGTCTGTCGGGTGAGCTGCTGGACGCCGCCAACCAGCGTGGCGTTGCGGTGAAGAAGCGTGAAGATACCCACCGTATGGCGGAGGCCAACAAGGCCTTCTCGCATTACCGGTGGTAA
- the fusA gene encoding elongation factor G, whose product MARSHPLDRYRNIGICAHIDAGKTTATERILYYTGKSYRMGEVHEGTAAMDWMEQEQERGITITSAATTCFWRDHRVNIIDTPGHVDFTIEVERSLRVLDGAVALFDAVAGVEPQSETVWRQADKYRVPRMCFVNKMDRVGADFYGTVEMIRERLGANTAVLQLPIKTEAGFSGVVDLVRNKSIVWKEETLGAEFFETDVPADMVDQVASYRARLVEQAVEMDEAATERYLEGDEPDEAALKALIRKGTIALRLVPVLCGSAFKNKGVQPMLDAVVDFLPSPLDIADVAGVSLDGEPASRQRDDAAPFAALAFKVMNDPFVGSLTFIRIYSGRVAVGDRVMNAGKGEKESVSRMLLMHANTREEIEAACAGDIVALAGLKNTTTGDTLCDPSAPLVLERMDFPEPVIEVVVEPKTQADHDRMAMALQRLAAEDPSFRIGRDAETGQTVIGGMGELHLEIIVDRMRREYRVEADVGSPQVAYRETVAHKAEVDHTLKRQIGGIGQFARVKLVFEPSQPGSGFRFENRSGTKVPKEFAHGVQGGVDAAKDSGVIAGFPVIDCTVGLVDGAFHDVDSSVEVFEFAARAAFKEGMALAKPVLLEPVMVVEVITPDDYMGDVIGDLNSRRGQVTGMDQRGNARVINAKVPLANMFGYVNNLRSMSQGRAQYSMQFDHYEPVPAAIADVVRAKMA is encoded by the coding sequence ATGGCGCGCTCCCATCCTCTTGATCGTTACCGGAATATCGGCATCTGTGCCCACATCGATGCCGGCAAGACGACGGCGACCGAGCGGATCCTGTACTACACCGGAAAATCCTATCGCATGGGCGAGGTCCACGAGGGCACCGCCGCGATGGATTGGATGGAGCAGGAGCAGGAGCGCGGCATCACCATCACCTCGGCGGCCACGACCTGTTTCTGGCGTGACCACCGGGTGAACATCATCGACACGCCAGGGCATGTCGACTTCACGATCGAGGTCGAGCGTTCCCTGCGGGTGCTGGATGGTGCGGTGGCGTTGTTTGATGCGGTTGCAGGGGTTGAGCCGCAGTCGGAAACCGTGTGGCGGCAGGCGGACAAGTACCGCGTGCCGCGCATGTGTTTCGTGAACAAAATGGACCGGGTCGGTGCCGACTTCTACGGCACCGTCGAGATGATCCGGGAGCGGCTGGGCGCCAACACGGCGGTCCTGCAGCTTCCCATCAAGACCGAAGCTGGATTTTCCGGCGTCGTCGACCTGGTGAGGAACAAGTCCATCGTCTGGAAAGAAGAAACTCTGGGTGCAGAGTTCTTCGAGACTGATGTGCCGGCCGACATGGTCGACCAGGTGGCCTCTTACCGGGCCCGCTTGGTGGAACAGGCGGTCGAAATGGATGAGGCTGCTACTGAGCGCTACCTTGAGGGTGATGAGCCCGACGAGGCAGCGCTTAAGGCGCTGATCCGGAAGGGGACGATCGCGCTGCGCCTGGTTCCGGTGCTGTGCGGTTCAGCCTTCAAGAACAAGGGCGTGCAGCCGATGCTGGACGCCGTTGTCGATTTTCTGCCGTCGCCGCTCGACATCGCTGATGTCGCCGGCGTTTCGCTGGACGGGGAACCGGCCAGCCGGCAGAGGGATGACGCGGCGCCCTTCGCGGCTTTGGCGTTCAAGGTGATGAACGATCCGTTCGTCGGCTCGCTGACCTTCATCCGGATTTATTCCGGGCGGGTCGCAGTCGGTGACCGCGTGATGAACGCGGGCAAGGGTGAGAAGGAGAGCGTCAGCCGCATGCTGCTGATGCACGCCAACACCCGCGAAGAGATCGAGGCGGCCTGCGCGGGCGACATCGTCGCCCTGGCGGGTCTGAAGAATACGACGACGGGCGACACCCTGTGCGATCCCTCGGCACCCCTGGTGCTGGAACGCATGGATTTCCCGGAGCCGGTGATCGAGGTGGTGGTGGAGCCTAAGACGCAGGCCGATCACGACCGGATGGCGATGGCGTTGCAGCGCCTGGCCGCGGAGGATCCGTCCTTCCGCATCGGCCGGGACGCCGAAACGGGTCAAACCGTGATCGGTGGCATGGGTGAGCTGCACCTGGAGATCATCGTCGATCGCATGCGGCGGGAATATCGGGTCGAGGCCGATGTCGGGTCGCCGCAGGTGGCGTATCGCGAGACCGTGGCCCACAAGGCCGAGGTCGACCATACGCTGAAGCGGCAGATCGGCGGCATCGGGCAGTTCGCCCGCGTGAAGCTGGTCTTCGAACCGTCGCAGCCCGGTTCCGGGTTCCGGTTCGAGAACAGGTCGGGCACGAAGGTGCCCAAGGAATTTGCCCATGGTGTCCAGGGTGGCGTCGATGCCGCCAAGGACAGCGGGGTGATCGCCGGGTTCCCGGTGATCGATTGTACGGTAGGGCTGGTCGACGGCGCTTTTCACGACGTCGACAGCTCCGTCGAGGTGTTCGAGTTCGCCGCTCGCGCCGCTTTCAAGGAGGGCATGGCCTTGGCCAAGCCCGTCCTGCTGGAGCCGGTGATGGTGGTGGAGGTGATCACCCCCGACGACTACATGGGTGACGTCATCGGCGACCTGAACAGCCGCCGGGGACAGGTTACGGGAATGGACCAGCGGGGCAACGCGCGTGTCATCAACGCCAAGGTGCCGCTGGCCAATATGTTTGGGTATGTGAACAACCTGCGCTCCATGAGCCAGGGCCGTGCGCAGTACTCGATGCAGTTTGACCATTATGAGCCGGTGCCGGCTGCCATCGCGGATGTCGTCCGCGCCAAGATGGCCTGA
- the tuf gene encoding elongation factor Tu → MAKAKFERNKPHCNIGTIGHVDHGKTSLTAAITKVLAESGGATFTAYDQIDKAPEEKARGITISTAHVEYETANRHYAHVDCPGHADYVKNMITGAAQMDGAILVVSAADGPMPQTREHILLARQVGVPALVVFMNKVDMVDDPELLELVELEVRELLSSYDFPGDDIPIVKGSALCALEDRSPEIGKDAILELMKAVDAYIPQPERPVDKPFLMPIEDVFSISGRGTVVTGRVERGIVKVGEEIEIVGLKATVKTTVTGVEMFRKLLDQGQAGDNIGALLRGTKREDVERGQVLAKPGSITPHTKFVAEAYILTKEEGGRHTPFFTNYRPQFYFRTTDVTGMVSLPEGTEMVMPGDNVQVTVELIAPIAMDEGLRFAIREGGRTVGAGVVAKIIA, encoded by the coding sequence ATGGCGAAGGCGAAATTCGAGCGCAACAAGCCGCATTGCAACATCGGCACCATCGGTCACGTCGACCATGGCAAGACGTCGCTGACCGCTGCCATCACGAAGGTGCTGGCTGAGAGCGGTGGCGCGACGTTCACCGCGTACGACCAGATCGACAAGGCCCCGGAAGAGAAGGCTCGTGGCATCACGATCTCGACCGCCCACGTCGAGTACGAGACGGCCAACCGTCACTATGCGCACGTCGACTGCCCCGGCCACGCTGACTATGTGAAGAACATGATCACCGGCGCCGCGCAGATGGACGGCGCGATCCTGGTGGTGTCGGCCGCTGACGGCCCGATGCCGCAGACCCGCGAGCACATCCTGCTGGCCCGTCAGGTCGGCGTGCCCGCCCTGGTCGTGTTCATGAACAAGGTCGACATGGTCGACGACCCCGAGCTGCTGGAGCTGGTGGAGCTGGAAGTGCGCGAGCTGCTGAGCAGCTACGACTTCCCTGGCGACGACATTCCGATCGTGAAGGGCTCCGCCCTGTGCGCCCTGGAAGACCGCAGCCCCGAGATCGGCAAGGATGCCATCCTGGAGCTGATGAAGGCGGTCGACGCCTACATCCCGCAGCCGGAGCGTCCGGTTGACAAGCCCTTCCTGATGCCGATCGAAGACGTGTTCTCGATCTCCGGCCGCGGCACCGTGGTGACCGGCCGTGTCGAGCGCGGCATCGTGAAGGTGGGTGAGGAAATCGAGATCGTCGGCCTGAAGGCCACGGTGAAGACGACCGTCACCGGCGTTGAGATGTTCCGCAAGCTGCTGGACCAGGGTCAGGCTGGCGACAACATCGGCGCGCTGCTGCGCGGCACGAAGCGTGAAGACGTCGAGCGTGGCCAGGTCCTGGCGAAGCCCGGCTCGATCACCCCGCACACCAAGTTCGTGGCCGAAGCCTACATCCTGACGAAGGAAGAAGGCGGCCGTCACACCCCGTTCTTCACCAACTACCGTCCCCAGTTCTACTTCCGCACCACGGACGTGACGGGCATGGTCTCGCTGCCGGAAGGCACCGAGATGGTGATGCCGGGCGACAACGTGCAGGTGACCGTGGAGCTGATCGCCCCGATCGCCATGGACGAAGGCCTGCGCTTCGCCATCCGTGAAGGCGGCCGCACCGTCGGCGCCGGCGTGGTCGCCAAGATCATTGCCTGA
- the rpsJ gene encoding 30S ribosomal protein S10, whose product MESQNIRIRLKAFDHRVLDQSTSEIVNTAKRTGARVRGPIPLPTQVEKFTVNRSPHIDKKSREQFEIRTHKRLLDIVDPTPQTVDALMKLDLAAGVDVEIKL is encoded by the coding sequence ATGGAAAGCCAGAATATCCGGATCCGCCTGAAGGCATTCGATCACCGCGTGCTCGACCAGTCGACCAGCGAGATCGTGAATACCGCCAAGCGGACGGGTGCCCGGGTGCGCGGTCCGATCCCCCTTCCGACCCAGGTCGAGAAGTTCACGGTGAACCGCAGCCCGCACATCGACAAGAAGTCGCGTGAGCAGTTCGAGATTCGCACCCACAAGCGCCTGCTGGACATCGTCGATCCGACGCCGCAGACCGTGGACGCGCTGATGAAGCTCGACCTGGCCGCCGGCGTCGACGTCGAGATTAAGCTGTAA
- the rplC gene encoding 50S ribosomal protein L3: MRSGLIAQKLGMTRIFTDEGEHVPVTVLKVDNCQVVSHKTEERDGYTALEVGVGKAKVKNVTKAERGHYAKAKVEPKKKTVEFRVTPDALVDVGAEITVDHFVAGQFVDVTGTTIGKGFAGGMKRWNFGGLRATHGVSVSHRSHGSTGQRQDPGRTFKNKKMAGHLGVEQVTTQNLKVVSVDVERGLILVRGAVPGSEGGYILVKDAVKKKLPEGVPFPAAFRAPTQDAPAAQEG; this comes from the coding sequence ATGCGATCCGGTTTGATCGCGCAGAAGCTCGGCATGACCCGCATCTTCACAGATGAGGGCGAGCACGTGCCGGTGACTGTGCTGAAAGTCGACAATTGCCAGGTCGTCTCCCACAAGACCGAGGAACGGGACGGTTACACCGCCCTGGAAGTCGGTGTGGGCAAGGCCAAGGTGAAGAACGTCACGAAGGCTGAACGCGGCCACTACGCCAAGGCGAAGGTGGAGCCGAAGAAGAAGACCGTGGAATTCCGGGTCACCCCGGATGCCCTGGTCGATGTCGGTGCCGAGATCACCGTCGATCACTTCGTCGCGGGCCAGTTCGTGGACGTCACCGGGACGACCATCGGTAAGGGCTTCGCCGGTGGCATGAAGCGCTGGAACTTCGGCGGCCTTCGCGCCACGCACGGCGTGTCCGTGTCGCACCGTTCGCACGGTTCGACCGGTCAGCGTCAGGATCCGGGCCGCACCTTCAAGAACAAGAAGATGGCGGGTCACCTGGGCGTTGAGCAGGTCACCACCCAGAACCTGAAGGTCGTCTCGGTCGATGTCGAGCGCGGCCTGATCCTCGTCCGCGGCGCCGTCCCCGGCTCCGAGGGCGGTTACATCCTGGTCAAGGACGCCGTGAAGAAGAAGCTGCCGGAGGGTGTTCCCTTCCCGGCCGCCTTCCGTGCGCCGACGCAGGACGCTCCTGCCGCGCAGGAGGGCTGA
- the rplD gene encoding 50S ribosomal protein L4, producing MKTTVKNLKNEQVGEIELDDAVFGLPARADLLARMVNWQLAKRRQGSHKTKGISEISGTTKKPWKQKGTGRARQGSLRSPQFRGGAVIFGPVVRSHEHDLTKKVRKLALKTALSVKAAEGKLIILDDARAESHKTKALVAQFGALGLNSVLIIDGANLDENFVRAAGNIPHVDVLPEQGANVYDILRRDTLVLTRNAVEQLEARLK from the coding sequence ATGAAGACGACCGTTAAGAATCTGAAGAACGAGCAAGTCGGCGAGATCGAACTCGACGACGCCGTGTTCGGCCTGCCGGCCCGCGCCGATCTGCTGGCCCGCATGGTGAACTGGCAGCTGGCCAAGCGTCGCCAGGGTTCGCACAAGACCAAGGGGATCTCCGAGATCTCCGGCACGACCAAGAAGCCGTGGAAGCAGAAGGGCACCGGCCGTGCCCGTCAGGGCTCCCTGCGGTCGCCGCAGTTCCGCGGCGGCGCGGTGATCTTCGGTCCGGTGGTGCGCAGCCATGAGCACGATCTGACGAAGAAGGTCCGCAAGCTGGCCCTGAAGACCGCGCTGTCGGTCAAGGCCGCCGAAGGCAAGCTGATCATCCTCGACGACGCCCGTGCCGAGTCCCACAAGACCAAGGCGCTGGTCGCCCAGTTCGGTGCCCTGGGCCTGAACTCGGTCTTGATCATCGACGGCGCCAACCTGGATGAGAACTTCGTCCGGGCCGCCGGCAACATCCCGCATGTGGACGTGCTGCCGGAGCAGGGCGCCAACGTGTACGACATCCTGCGGCGCGACACCCTGGTGTTGACCCGCAACGCGGTCGAGCAGTTGGAGGCTCGCCTGAAATGA
- a CDS encoding 50S ribosomal protein L23, translating to MSKNAKPFVSAERMYDLIVAPVITEKATLGSEHNQVTFRVPLDATKPEIKAAVEGLFKVKVTAVNTIVSKGKTKRFRGIVARRSDFKKAIVTLAEGHTIDVTTGV from the coding sequence ATGAGCAAGAACGCGAAGCCGTTTGTGAGCGCCGAGCGCATGTACGATCTGATCGTCGCGCCCGTCATCACGGAAAAAGCCACCCTGGGTTCCGAGCACAACCAGGTCACCTTCCGGGTGCCCCTGGATGCGACGAAGCCCGAGATCAAGGCGGCCGTTGAAGGTCTGTTCAAGGTCAAGGTGACGGCCGTAAACACGATCGTCTCGAAGGGCAAGACCAAGCGCTTCCGGGGTATCGTGGCGCGCCGGTCTGACTTCAAGAAGGCCATCGTGACCCTCGCCGAAGGGCACACGATCGACGTCACCACGGGCGTGTGA
- the rpsS gene encoding 30S ribosomal protein S19: protein MTRSVWKGPFIDGYLLKKAEKARASGRNEIIKIWSRRSTILPQFVGLTFGVYNGHKFLPVLVTENMIGHKFGEFSPTRTFYGHAADKKAKRK, encoded by the coding sequence GTGACCCGTTCCGTCTGGAAGGGGCCGTTTATCGACGGCTACCTTTTGAAGAAGGCAGAGAAGGCGCGCGCGTCCGGCCGCAACGAGATCATCAAGATCTGGTCGCGCCGTTCCACGATCCTGCCCCAGTTCGTCGGTTTGACCTTTGGCGTGTACAACGGCCATAAGTTCCTGCCGGTACTCGTGACCGAGAACATGATCGGCCACAAGTTCGGTGAGTTCTCCCCGACGCGGACTTTCTACGGCCATGCGGCCGACAAGAAGGCGAAGAGGAAGTAA
- the rplV gene encoding 50S ribosomal protein L22, translating into MSKPQSERPFADNEAAAHGRMIKSSARKLNLVAQMIRGKEAGQALAMLTFSKRRIAGEVKKVLQSAIANAENNHQLDVDRLVVAYATVGRALVMKRFHARARGRGARVEKSYSNLTVVVRERAEEATGETA; encoded by the coding sequence ATGAGCAAGCCTCAATCTGAACGGCCCTTCGCCGACAACGAGGCTGCGGCGCACGGCCGGATGATCAAATCCAGTGCCCGCAAGCTGAACCTCGTCGCCCAGATGATCCGCGGCAAGGAAGCCGGCCAGGCCCTGGCCATGCTGACCTTCTCCAAGCGCCGTATCGCCGGCGAAGTGAAGAAGGTGCTGCAGTCGGCCATCGCCAACGCCGAGAACAATCATCAGCTGGACGTTGATCGTCTGGTCGTCGCTTATGCGACGGTCGGCCGCGCCCTGGTGATGAAGCGCTTCCATGCCCGGGCCCGCGGTCGCGGTGCCCGTGTCGAGAAGTCTTACAGCAACTTGACCGTGGTCGTGCGTGAACGCGCCGAGGAAGCCACGGGGGAGACCGCGTAA
- the rpsC gene encoding 30S ribosomal protein S3, which yields MGQKVNPIGLRVGINRTWDSRWFANRDYATLLHQDLRLRKHLQGKLAAAGASRIIIERPAKKARVTIHTARPGVVIGKKGADIEKLRLDLSRMTGSEVSLNIVEIRKPELDARLIAENIASQLERRVAFRRAMKRAVQSAMRLGAQGIRINCGGRLGGAEIARMEWYREGRVPLHTLRAEIDYGTATAKTTYGTCGVKVWVFKGEILAHDPFAQDKRADQQPVAAR from the coding sequence ATGGGTCAGAAAGTCAATCCCATCGGGCTCCGCGTCGGTATCAACCGGACCTGGGACAGCCGCTGGTTCGCCAACCGCGACTACGCCACGCTGCTGCACCAGGACCTGCGCCTGCGCAAGCACCTGCAGGGCAAGCTGGCTGCGGCCGGTGCGTCCCGCATCATCATCGAGCGTCCGGCCAAGAAGGCCCGCGTCACCATCCACACGGCCCGTCCGGGTGTGGTGATCGGCAAGAAGGGTGCGGACATCGAGAAGCTGCGCCTGGACCTGAGCCGGATGACCGGTTCCGAGGTCAGCCTGAACATCGTCGAGATCCGCAAGCCGGAACTCGACGCCCGGCTGATCGCGGAGAACATCGCCAGCCAGCTGGAGCGCCGTGTCGCCTTCCGTCGCGCCATGAAGCGCGCCGTGCAGTCGGCCATGCGCCTCGGCGCCCAGGGCATCCGCATCAACTGCGGCGGCCGTCTGGGCGGCGCCGAAATCGCTCGTATGGAGTGGTACCGCGAAGGTCGCGTGCCGCTGCACACGCTGCGCGCCGAGATCGACTACGGCACGGCCACGGCTAAGACCACCTACGGCACCTGCGGTGTCAAGGTGTGGGTGTTTAAGGGCGAAATTCTGGCGCACGATCCGTTCGCCCAGGACAAGCGCGCCGATCAGCAGCCCGTCGCGGCGCGCTGA
- the rplP gene encoding 50S ribosomal protein L16, with amino-acid sequence MLSPKRTKYRKQHKGRIHGASKGGTQLNFGAFGLKAVEPARITARQIEAARRAITRHMKRQGRVWIRIFPDVPVSSKPAEVRMGSGKGSPEFWAARVAPGRIMFELDGVPADLAKRAFELAAAKLPIKTRFITRLGEGAEA; translated from the coding sequence ATGCTGAGTCCGAAACGTACTAAGTACCGCAAGCAGCACAAGGGGCGCATCCACGGCGCCTCCAAGGGCGGCACCCAGTTGAACTTCGGCGCCTTCGGTCTGAAGGCGGTGGAGCCGGCGCGCATCACCGCGCGCCAGATCGAAGCGGCCCGCCGCGCGATCACCCGTCACATGAAGCGTCAGGGCCGGGTCTGGATCCGGATATTCCCGGACGTGCCGGTGTCGAGCAAGCCTGCCGAAGTCCGCATGGGCTCCGGTAAGGGTTCGCCCGAGTTCTGGGCGGCCCGCGTGGCCCCCGGCCGCATCATGTTCGAGCTGGACGGCGTGCCGGCGGACCTCGCCAAGCGCGCGTTCGAGCTGGCGGCTGCCAAGCTGCCGATCAAGACCCGATTCATCACCCGCCTGGGTGAGGGAGCTGAGGCATGA
- the rpmC gene encoding 50S ribosomal protein L29, with product MTKAVDLRTKSVDELQDQLLQLKKEQFNLRFQRASGQLENTARVGQVRRDIARIKTILGQRETAAPAS from the coding sequence ATGACCAAAGCCGTAGACCTGCGCACGAAAAGCGTGGATGAGTTGCAGGACCAGCTCTTGCAGTTGAAGAAAGAGCAGTTCAATTTGCGCTTCCAGCGCGCCTCCGGGCAGCTGGAGAATACCGCGCGTGTCGGCCAGGTTCGGCGCGACATCGCACGGATCAAGACCATCCTGGGCCAGCGGGAAACCGCTGCGCCCGCGTCCTGA
- the rpsQ gene encoding 30S ribosomal protein S17, whose protein sequence is MPRRVLQGTVVSDKGDKTVIVLVERRVMHPVYKKFIKQSKKYAAHDEQNAYKAGDTVTIEECRPISKRKRWAVVVESAAPSGAAV, encoded by the coding sequence ATGCCCCGGCGTGTTTTGCAGGGCACGGTGGTGAGTGACAAGGGCGACAAGACCGTCATCGTACTGGTCGAGCGTCGTGTTATGCACCCCGTGTACAAGAAGTTTATTAAGCAGTCGAAGAAGTATGCTGCTCATGATGAGCAGAACGCTTATAAGGCTGGCGACACGGTCACCATCGAGGAATGCCGTCCGATTTCCAAGCGGAAGCGGTGGGCCGTCGTCGTGGAAAGCGCCGCCCCGTCGGGCGCCGCCGTCTAA
- the rplN gene encoding 50S ribosomal protein L14: protein MIQMQTNLEVADNSGARRVQCIKVLGGSMRKVAAVGDVIVVSVKEAIPRGRVKKGDVHRAVIVRTAKEIRRTDGSAIRFDRNAAVLINKQGEPIGTRIFGPVTRELRAKKFMKIISLAPEVL, encoded by the coding sequence ATGATCCAGATGCAAACCAACCTGGAGGTCGCTGACAACAGCGGCGCGCGCCGGGTGCAGTGCATCAAGGTGCTGGGCGGCTCCATGCGGAAGGTCGCGGCCGTTGGCGACGTTATCGTCGTCTCGGTCAAAGAGGCCATTCCGCGGGGTCGTGTGAAGAAGGGTGACGTGCATCGCGCGGTCATCGTTCGCACCGCGAAGGAAATCCGTCGTACCGACGGTTCCGCCATCCGCTTTGACCGCAACGCGGCCGTGCTCATCAACAAGCAGGGTGAGCCGATCGGGACCCGTATCTTCGGGCCGGTTACGCGTGAGCTGCGCGCCAAGAAGTTCATGAAGATCATCTCCCTGGCGCCGGAGGTCCTGTAA
- the rplX gene encoding 50S ribosomal protein L24 codes for MSKIKKADKVIIIAGKDKGKQGEVIAVLPKENRVKVRGVNLVKKHQRPTPTTQGGIVELEAFIDVSNVAHVDPKTNKPTRVGYRILEDGRKVRFAKASGEVIDL; via the coding sequence ATGTCGAAGATTAAGAAGGCCGACAAGGTCATCATCATCGCCGGCAAGGACAAGGGCAAGCAGGGCGAGGTGATCGCCGTTCTGCCGAAGGAGAACCGCGTCAAGGTGCGCGGCGTGAACCTGGTCAAGAAGCACCAGCGTCCGACTCCGACCACGCAGGGTGGCATCGTTGAGCTGGAGGCGTTCATCGACGTCTCCAACGTCGCTCACGTCGACCCCAAGACCAACAAGCCGACCCGCGTCGGCTACCGGATCCTGGAAGACGGCCGCAAGGTCCGTTTTGCCAAGGCGTCCGGTGAAGTCATCGACCTGTGA
- the rplE gene encoding 50S ribosomal protein L5 gives MAARLKEHYDSVVRATLKTEFSYANDLEIPRIEKIIINMGVGEATSDGKKINAAVSDLTALSGQKPVVTRARKSIAQFKLREGMAIGCKVTLRRERMYEFLDRLITIALPRVRDFRGVSGTSFDGRGNYAMGLKEQIIFPEIDYDRVDEIRGMDIIIVTTAKTDKEAKALLKGFQMPFAN, from the coding sequence ATGGCTGCCAGGCTCAAAGAACATTATGACTCCGTCGTCCGCGCCACGCTGAAGACCGAATTCAGCTACGCCAACGACCTGGAGATCCCGCGGATCGAAAAGATCATCATCAACATGGGTGTTGGCGAAGCCACCTCCGATGGGAAGAAGATCAACGCCGCCGTCAGCGATCTGACCGCTCTGTCCGGTCAGAAGCCGGTGGTGACCCGCGCCCGCAAGTCCATTGCGCAGTTCAAGCTGCGTGAAGGCATGGCCATTGGTTGCAAGGTGACCCTGCGCCGTGAGCGCATGTACGAGTTCCTCGACCGTCTGATCACGATTGCCCTGCCGCGCGTCCGCGACTTCCGCGGCGTGTCGGGCACGAGCTTCGACGGCCGCGGCAACTACGCCATGGGCCTCAAGGAACAGATCATTTTCCCGGAAATCGACTACGACCGCGTCGATGAAATCCGGGGGATGGACATCATCATCGTCACCACGGCGAAGACCGACAAGGAAGCCAAGGCTCTCCTGAAGGGCTTCCAGATGCCGTTCGCGAACTGA
- the rpsN gene encoding 30S ribosomal protein S14, which yields MAKTSSVQKNKRRERLAKQYAGKRNALKAIASDRTLPPEERFAARLKLAELPRNSSPTRIRNRCELSGRPRAFYRKFKLSRIALRDLASTGQIPGMTKSSW from the coding sequence ATGGCCAAGACCAGTTCTGTTCAAAAGAACAAGCGTCGTGAGCGCCTTGCCAAGCAGTATGCTGGCAAGCGCAACGCGCTCAAGGCGATTGCTTCCGATCGCACCCTGCCGCCGGAGGAGCGGTTCGCCGCCCGCCTCAAGCTCGCCGAACTACCGCGTAACTCCAGCCCGACCCGTATCCGGAACCGGTGCGAGTTGAGCGGTCGTCCGCGTGCTTTTTACCGCAAGTTTAAGCTGTCTCGTATTGCCCTGCGCGACCTGGCCTCGACCGGCCAGATCCCGGGCATGACGAAGTCCAGCTGGTAA
- the rpsH gene encoding 30S ribosomal protein S8 has product MALSDPLGDMLTRIRNGQRARMQSVISPASKLRTNVLEVLKREGYIRGYSLDTVRPGVHNVRIELKYHEGEPVIKQVQRVSKPGRRIYSKIADLPRVFNGLGISILSTPRGVMSDSEARAANVGGEVLCKVF; this is encoded by the coding sequence ATGGCGTTGAGCGATCCCTTGGGCGATATGCTGACCCGCATCCGTAATGGACAGCGGGCCCGTATGCAGTCCGTCATCAGCCCGGCCTCGAAGCTGCGCACCAACGTTTTGGAGGTGCTGAAGCGCGAGGGCTATATCCGTGGCTACAGCCTGGACACCGTTCGTCCCGGCGTTCACAACGTGCGCATCGAGCTGAAGTATCACGAAGGCGAGCCTGTCATTAAGCAGGTCCAGCGCGTGTCCAAGCCCGGCCGCCGCATCTACTCCAAGATCGCCGATCTGCCGCGGGTCTTCAATGGCCTGGGCATCTCGATCTTGTCGACGCCGCGTGGCGTTATGTCGGACAGCGAGGCCCGAGCCGCCAATGTTGGCGGTGAGGTCCTCTGCAAAGTGTTCTAA